A stretch of the Teretinema zuelzerae genome encodes the following:
- a CDS encoding (deoxy)nucleoside triphosphate pyrophosphohydrolase: MKNIEAVAAVIMQGGRVFCAQRKDEGETARLWEFPGGKIEAGETHSQALEREIREELEAGISVEDFIMTVSYQYVHFNLTMHAYRCRLTSGEIVLREHLESRWLAADELDSLPWAPADLPIVARAKELLEREGSSADDGIVTR, from the coding sequence ATGAAAAACATCGAAGCAGTCGCGGCCGTCATTATGCAAGGCGGCCGCGTCTTTTGCGCGCAACGCAAGGACGAAGGGGAGACCGCAAGGCTCTGGGAATTTCCCGGCGGAAAGATCGAAGCAGGAGAAACGCACAGCCAGGCGCTCGAGCGGGAAATCAGAGAAGAACTTGAAGCCGGGATTTCGGTGGAAGATTTTATAATGACGGTCAGCTATCAGTACGTCCATTTCAATCTGACGATGCATGCCTATCGCTGCCGCCTGACAAGCGGAGAAATAGTTTTGCGCGAACACCTCGAGTCGCGCTGGCTCGCCGCGGATGAATTGGATTCGCTGCCCTGGGCGCCGGCGGACCTCCCGATAGTCGCGCGGGCGAAGGAGCTGCTGGAGCGGGAGGGAAGCTCAGCGGACGACGGAATAGTCACGCGCTAA
- a CDS encoding AAA family ATPase, which produces MRPRNLEEYIGQDHIIGPGRLLRRAIQADQLTSVIFYGPPGTGKTTLARVIANHTKSNFVTLNAVLAGVQQIRDSIAAAEDQKRLYGRRTILFVDEVHRWNRAQQDALLPWVENGTIILIGATTENPFFEVNKALVSRSRVFQLKALQREDLMKAALACLSDAERGYGRWKVSFEDGALEHLVDTASGDARSLLNALELAVETSVPSWPPADGAVILIDKQCAEESIQKKVVLYDRDGDYHYDVISAFIKSLRGRDPDAALYWLARMIAAGEDPAFIFRRMIISACEDTGLADPHAITVVESCAAAFDRIGLPEGRFHLTHAALYLATAPKSNSAMAFFDALAAVEQEDTEVPNHLKDGNRDAEGFGHGQGYQYPHAWKDHWVAQQYLPDALAGRVFYSPSTQGHEGRIREEVLTRRELQIASIIEENPPEGPAEPGRYDRFHFGSQEAASLRPAGKGEILTFSPGGSRRDEWQKRTESNRSEALLQLRTAITGNAEILRHHRILVDGADDGLLIWEAGRLAPEGYACGLCRTPEGKALLEQYAKSLEELDRPELIAQSPGEENPFAAPFDRILARDPALTAEGVLAWIQARLPWCAPGALIVCSLAVPSRGMRLSSLIPADSEGLVEIRAAENDLYENPADPIFSWNAASLAAMLKDAELRGKLIPHVRKENRYVSEKDLRKWLSPESAYGNALGKRLTHSRIDDYAKKLEAAIRNGPVAWERFELICVIPASGEGARIPAD; this is translated from the coding sequence ATGCGCCCCAGAAATCTTGAAGAATATATCGGCCAGGATCATATCATCGGCCCCGGCCGCCTCCTCCGCCGCGCCATTCAGGCGGATCAGCTCACCTCGGTCATTTTCTACGGACCGCCCGGGACCGGTAAAACAACGCTTGCCCGGGTTATCGCGAACCATACAAAAAGCAATTTCGTCACCCTGAACGCGGTGCTCGCCGGCGTTCAGCAGATACGCGACTCCATCGCCGCGGCCGAAGACCAGAAACGGCTCTACGGCAGGCGGACGATTCTCTTTGTAGACGAGGTGCACCGATGGAACCGCGCCCAGCAGGACGCCCTCCTGCCCTGGGTGGAGAACGGCACGATCATCCTGATCGGAGCCACCACGGAAAATCCCTTTTTCGAAGTGAACAAGGCGCTGGTCAGCAGAAGCCGGGTGTTCCAGCTCAAGGCGCTCCAGCGGGAAGACCTTATGAAAGCCGCCCTCGCCTGCCTCTCGGACGCAGAGCGCGGGTACGGCAGGTGGAAGGTCTCTTTCGAGGACGGAGCCCTCGAACATCTTGTTGATACCGCCTCCGGCGACGCGCGGAGCCTGCTGAACGCCCTGGAACTCGCGGTGGAAACCTCGGTTCCCTCCTGGCCGCCCGCAGACGGCGCGGTAATTCTGATAGACAAACAATGCGCAGAAGAAAGCATCCAGAAAAAGGTCGTCCTGTACGACCGGGACGGAGACTATCACTACGACGTAATCAGCGCCTTCATCAAGTCGCTTCGGGGAAGGGACCCGGACGCGGCGCTCTACTGGCTCGCGCGCATGATCGCGGCAGGGGAAGACCCTGCCTTCATTTTCAGGCGGATGATCATTTCGGCCTGCGAAGACACGGGACTCGCCGACCCGCACGCCATAACGGTCGTGGAAAGCTGCGCCGCGGCCTTCGACCGCATCGGACTCCCCGAAGGGAGATTTCACCTGACGCACGCCGCGCTCTACCTCGCGACCGCGCCTAAATCGAACAGCGCGATGGCATTCTTCGACGCGCTGGCGGCCGTTGAGCAGGAAGACACGGAAGTGCCCAACCATCTGAAGGACGGAAACCGGGACGCCGAAGGATTCGGCCACGGCCAGGGGTATCAGTATCCCCACGCCTGGAAGGACCACTGGGTGGCCCAGCAGTATCTGCCGGACGCGCTCGCGGGGAGAGTGTTTTATTCTCCTTCGACTCAAGGCCATGAAGGCCGCATCCGGGAAGAAGTTCTCACGAGGCGGGAGCTTCAGATAGCCTCTATTATAGAAGAAAATCCGCCGGAAGGTCCGGCAGAGCCGGGCCGCTACGACCGCTTCCATTTCGGGTCTCAGGAAGCCGCCTCGCTCAGGCCGGCCGGCAAGGGAGAGATTCTCACGTTCAGCCCCGGCGGAAGCCGGCGCGACGAATGGCAGAAACGAACGGAATCGAACCGCTCGGAGGCCCTCCTCCAGCTCAGAACCGCCATAACCGGGAACGCGGAAATTCTCAGGCATCACCGCATACTCGTCGACGGAGCGGACGACGGGCTTCTTATTTGGGAAGCCGGACGGCTCGCTCCGGAGGGCTATGCCTGCGGCCTGTGCAGAACGCCTGAGGGGAAAGCGCTGTTGGAGCAGTACGCGAAGAGCCTTGAAGAGCTCGACCGCCCCGAACTGATCGCGCAGAGCCCGGGAGAGGAAAATCCCTTTGCGGCCCCCTTCGATCGCATACTCGCCCGGGATCCTGCGCTCACCGCCGAAGGCGTTCTCGCCTGGATACAGGCCCGCCTCCCCTGGTGCGCTCCCGGCGCTCTCATCGTCTGCTCGCTCGCCGTTCCCTCCCGGGGAATGCGGCTTTCCTCGCTGATACCCGCAGATTCAGAAGGCCTGGTGGAAATCAGGGCGGCGGAAAACGATCTCTACGAGAATCCGGCCGACCCGATCTTTTCCTGGAACGCGGCCTCTCTCGCGGCGATGCTGAAAGACGCGGAGTTGAGAGGAAAACTGATTCCGCATGTCCGGAAAGAAAACAGATATGTGTCCGAAAAGGATTTGAGGAAATGGCTTTCGCCCGAATCGGCGTACGGAAACGCCCTGGGAAAAAGGCTGACGCACAGCCGCATCGACGACTATGCGAAAAAGCTGGAAGCCGCGATCCGAAACGGGCCGGTCGCCTGGGAGCGGTTCGAGCTTATCTGCGTTATTCCCGCTTCAGGTGAAGGCGCTCGAATTCCTGCGGATTGA
- a CDS encoding N-acetylmuramoyl-L-alanine amidase, with protein sequence MQRSTSRISGVFFILYFALFPAASAFAEEPVEPAEPDSLVIAGHFEISSPERRALTREYALSHYGLDDWRLVEPSMLIIHYTGTDSDRYSLDVFAPVRLSSARGDIESGGEVNVGVHYVILRDGSVWSLLPEDEMGRHAIGYNHRALGIEMTGSSAERITAEQIASCAALAADIAFRHPSLRYIVGHHEYMEEGRPHLAEFAELRSDYPPTVKRDPGEEVMSRIRDILARDYSVVR encoded by the coding sequence ATGCAGCGTTCGACGAGCCGGATCTCCGGCGTTTTTTTCATTCTGTATTTCGCCCTTTTCCCGGCGGCCTCCGCGTTCGCCGAGGAGCCGGTCGAGCCGGCCGAGCCGGACTCTCTGGTGATCGCAGGCCATTTCGAGATATCGTCTCCCGAGCGGCGCGCCCTGACCCGCGAGTACGCCCTCTCCCATTACGGGCTCGACGACTGGCGCCTGGTCGAACCGTCCATGCTTATCATCCATTATACCGGAACCGATTCGGACAGATACTCGCTGGACGTATTCGCGCCCGTCCGCCTTTCTTCCGCACGGGGCGACATCGAAAGCGGGGGAGAGGTGAACGTCGGGGTGCACTACGTAATTCTGCGCGACGGTAGCGTGTGGTCGCTGCTGCCCGAGGACGAGATGGGCCGCCACGCGATCGGCTATAACCACCGCGCGCTCGGCATCGAAATGACCGGCTCTTCCGCCGAGCGGATCACCGCCGAACAGATCGCTTCCTGCGCCGCCCTCGCCGCAGACATAGCCTTTCGCCATCCGTCTCTGCGCTACATCGTCGGCCATCACGAATATATGGAAGAAGGCCGCCCCCACCTGGCCGAGTTCGCCGAACTGCGGTCCGATTACCCGCCCACGGTAAAGCGCGACCCCGGCGAAGAGGTCATGTCCCGCATCCGCGACATTTTAGCGCGTGACTATTCCGTCGTCCGCTGA
- a CDS encoding FprA family A-type flavoprotein produces the protein MNAHEITPGVFAIHADIKSAARFEGIWPIPHGVTLNSYIVKGEKTALIDLAKDWSGSIEQYERQLETAGTSFEAIDYLILNHLEPDHTAFIVELRKRNPKAEILSTPKGIALVKNFFKIPEGLREVKTGDSLDLGAGRVLEFFETPNIHWPETMMTYDRAGGTLFSCDAFGSYGTLGDRVFDDEFTAEEHAFYEHESLRYYSNIVSSFSAFVTKALDKLKALEVKTVAPSHGIIWRKNPKTICDRYAKYAGYNTGTAPCEKEICIIWGSMYGYTKAGLEAVIAGIEAEKVPYTIHQVPDTDASFVLADAYKAAGLVIAMPTYEYKMFPPMAHILDLFERKHFTGKKALRIGSWGWVGGAKKEYEERIAAFKWTSVESVEWQGVASEADLALLKERGRELAKLVKE, from the coding sequence ATGAACGCTCACGAAATTACGCCCGGCGTATTCGCCATTCATGCCGATATAAAATCCGCCGCCCGGTTCGAGGGAATCTGGCCGATTCCGCACGGTGTCACCCTGAACTCCTACATTGTGAAGGGAGAAAAAACAGCCCTCATCGATCTCGCCAAAGACTGGTCCGGATCCATCGAACAGTACGAACGCCAGCTCGAAACGGCGGGAACCTCATTCGAAGCGATCGACTATCTCATACTGAACCACCTCGAGCCCGACCACACCGCCTTCATCGTGGAGCTCCGCAAGCGGAACCCGAAGGCCGAAATCCTTTCAACGCCGAAGGGAATCGCCCTGGTGAAGAACTTTTTCAAGATTCCGGAAGGACTGCGCGAGGTGAAAACCGGAGACTCTCTCGATCTGGGAGCCGGCCGGGTGCTCGAGTTTTTCGAAACGCCGAACATCCACTGGCCGGAAACCATGATGACCTACGACCGCGCGGGAGGAACCCTTTTCAGCTGCGACGCCTTCGGTTCCTACGGCACGCTCGGAGACCGGGTCTTCGACGACGAGTTCACCGCCGAAGAGCACGCGTTCTACGAGCACGAATCCCTGCGCTACTATTCGAACATCGTTTCCAGTTTTTCTGCCTTCGTGACGAAGGCGCTGGACAAGCTGAAAGCACTCGAAGTGAAAACCGTCGCGCCGAGCCACGGCATCATCTGGAGAAAAAACCCGAAGACAATCTGCGACCGCTACGCGAAGTACGCAGGATACAACACGGGAACCGCGCCATGCGAAAAGGAAATCTGCATAATCTGGGGATCGATGTACGGCTACACCAAAGCGGGACTCGAGGCGGTCATTGCCGGAATCGAAGCGGAAAAAGTCCCCTACACCATCCATCAGGTTCCCGACACCGACGCGAGCTTCGTGCTTGCCGACGCGTACAAGGCCGCGGGACTCGTCATCGCGATGCCGACCTATGAGTACAAGATGTTCCCTCCGATGGCCCACATCCTCGACCTCTTCGAGCGAAAGCACTTCACCGGAAAGAAAGCGCTCCGCATCGGAAGCTGGGGCTGGGTCGGCGGAGCGAAGAAGGAATACGAAGAGCGGATCGCCGCATTCAAGTGGACCAGCGTCGAAAGCGTCGAATGGCAGGGAGTCGCCTCCGAAGCCGACCTCGCGCTCCTGAAGGAACGCGGCCGCGAACTGGCGAAACTCGTAAAAGAGTAA
- a CDS encoding putative bifunctional diguanylate cyclase/phosphodiesterase yields the protein MILGRTVLRSSIIGALLLSYAAVSYLGLDLYGNILSPLLSFACAWYALRAALSMPDNRFPWYSIASGAGIWGIADLIWAVQEAAGPGNPDENVFLMYLYLLPGVAYLLAFLYIAFYDRRRWASFQFLIDLAAIFSVLIGSVYTVFFHEQFLSMLSFDHEVLSASLYLIVDLFLITFGVSVYLTLRRDRIPFYIKIMFTAIFTYALIDFVYVYEIFHDMYVPNSLIDVVYMVSIALLGFASIVFIDFPTAVAIGPSRDKGIVARINRALLLLAIPLIASFIRPPTSLEVVFFASVILLHQAVSLIIHRLVRRELELEEKDIETRRLDALVQERTRELQIMNQTLENLVHKDAITGQYNRKFFMDEVERWLAEAQASEKIWMILLDFNRFKTINDTYGHDVGDLILRQFGKRFETLSEDRILFARLGGDEFGVVCRKPAADPILPLVQQLMGLCSAPVQVGNFTLHIGVSIGVAVFPDDAHTRGDLMRHADIAMYIAKGSGVSGVSFFDHTANEGVERQHQIDLALKKAPIPGEFSLVYQPQYTAHSKQLIGMEALLRWNSSELGFVPPDAFISIAEENGVIIPLSEWVMKESIRQITEWNRRYGLSLAMGINISPLQLDDPRFVSKLDALLAEAGAEPKWINLEVTERSAMKGEKVLADLFKELSRRNISLSIDDFGTGYSSLSYLKRFEIDYLKIAKPLVDGLADNETDRQIVQAIVMIATALGLRTIAEGVEDESQLAILDHLGCDEIQGYFFGKPVNPQEFERLHLKRE from the coding sequence ATGATTCTGGGACGCACTGTCCTTCGTTCATCCATAATCGGCGCGCTTCTTCTGTCCTATGCCGCGGTGTCGTATCTCGGCCTCGACCTGTACGGAAACATTCTTTCCCCCCTGTTGTCCTTCGCGTGCGCCTGGTACGCTCTCCGCGCGGCGCTCTCCATGCCCGACAACCGCTTTCCCTGGTATTCTATAGCCTCGGGCGCCGGAATCTGGGGAATCGCCGATCTGATCTGGGCGGTGCAGGAGGCAGCCGGTCCCGGCAATCCGGACGAAAACGTGTTTCTCATGTACCTCTATCTGCTGCCCGGCGTTGCCTACCTTTTAGCCTTTTTGTACATCGCTTTCTACGATCGGCGCAGATGGGCGTCCTTCCAGTTTCTGATCGACCTCGCCGCCATTTTTTCCGTCCTCATCGGATCAGTGTATACGGTATTCTTCCACGAGCAGTTCTTGTCGATGTTGTCTTTCGACCACGAGGTCTTAAGCGCCTCGCTCTACCTGATCGTCGATCTTTTCCTCATCACCTTCGGCGTCTCCGTCTACCTGACCCTCAGAAGGGACCGTATTCCCTTCTATATAAAAATCATGTTTACGGCGATTTTTACCTACGCCCTCATCGATTTCGTATACGTGTATGAAATCTTTCATGATATGTACGTTCCGAATTCCCTGATCGATGTCGTATACATGGTTTCGATAGCCTTGCTTGGCTTCGCCTCCATAGTATTCATCGACTTCCCGACGGCTGTCGCCATCGGGCCGTCGCGCGATAAAGGCATCGTCGCACGGATTAACCGCGCGCTCCTGCTGCTCGCTATTCCCTTGATAGCCTCCTTTATCCGGCCGCCGACCTCCCTGGAAGTCGTATTTTTCGCCTCCGTCATTCTCCTGCATCAGGCGGTGAGCCTCATCATCCACCGTCTGGTCAGGCGGGAGCTCGAACTGGAAGAAAAAGACATCGAGACCCGGCGCCTCGACGCCCTCGTCCAGGAGCGCACCCGGGAACTGCAGATTATGAACCAAACCCTGGAAAACCTCGTTCACAAGGACGCGATCACCGGACAGTACAACCGGAAGTTTTTCATGGACGAGGTAGAACGCTGGCTCGCAGAGGCGCAGGCATCGGAAAAAATCTGGATGATCCTCCTTGATTTCAACCGTTTTAAAACGATTAACGACACCTACGGCCACGACGTCGGCGATCTCATTCTTCGCCAGTTCGGAAAGCGCTTCGAAACCTTGTCGGAAGACCGTATTCTTTTCGCGCGCCTCGGCGGCGACGAGTTCGGGGTGGTATGCCGGAAGCCCGCAGCCGACCCGATCCTTCCCCTGGTGCAGCAGCTCATGGGCCTGTGCAGCGCGCCGGTCCAGGTCGGGAATTTCACGCTTCATATCGGAGTAAGCATCGGAGTCGCCGTTTTCCCGGACGACGCGCATACCCGCGGAGACCTGATGCGCCACGCGGACATCGCCATGTATATCGCAAAGGGCAGCGGCGTTTCCGGCGTGTCCTTCTTCGATCATACCGCGAACGAAGGCGTAGAGCGCCAGCATCAAATAGATCTTGCCTTAAAAAAGGCGCCCATCCCTGGCGAGTTCAGCCTGGTGTATCAGCCGCAGTACACCGCGCACTCCAAGCAGCTCATCGGGATGGAGGCGCTGCTCCGCTGGAATTCCTCGGAACTCGGCTTCGTTCCTCCGGACGCCTTCATTTCCATCGCGGAGGAAAACGGCGTCATCATTCCTTTGAGCGAATGGGTGATGAAGGAATCGATACGCCAGATAACCGAGTGGAACCGCCGATACGGCCTCTCGCTTGCCATGGGAATCAACATCTCCCCCCTGCAGCTCGACGATCCCCGTTTCGTTTCGAAACTGGACGCCCTGCTCGCCGAAGCCGGCGCCGAGCCGAAGTGGATCAACCTCGAGGTTACCGAACGCAGCGCCATGAAGGGCGAGAAAGTGCTGGCGGATCTCTTCAAGGAGCTCTCCCGCCGGAATATTTCCCTTTCCATCGACGACTTCGGCACCGGCTATTCATCCTTAAGCTATCTGAAACGCTTTGAAATCGATTACCTGAAAATCGCCAAACCCCTGGTCGACGGCCTCGCCGACAACGAGACCGACCGCCAGATCGTTCAAGCAATCGTCATGATCGCGACAGCCCTCGGGCTGCGCACCATTGCGGAAGGCGTGGAAGACGAGAGCCAGCTCGCCATTCTCGATCATCTGGGATGCGACGAGATTCAGGGGTATTTTTTCGGAAAGCCGGTCAATCCGCAGGAATTCGAGCGCCTTCACCTGAAGCGGGAATAA
- a CDS encoding SH3 domain-containing protein, with amino-acid sequence MANHLHRNNIQSNHSSKLVGGAAAPHPSFPFARAAIPPRAATRMAAMLSTVLSAGLLAASLAGCASAPKEILHSSAPALLAGVSPEMNSPGFWIAAHPAPDAPVLDAAGIERLNNRTRETGLIRDLSLPIKKTGEELAKDFQGTIDWISKARIYQSNGKRVSASFMEPIAAQMNSGSIPAIVVPRSGFLAERVNCRVLPTNEGLFDEPGDVYIDNLQASSLEPGTAAIVLHTSTDGAWLYIVTELISGWIPASSFAEADLETFLARYRSANQLAVVAARADLWDDENNTVYAGYLRMGSSLLSLPDGEENGGAYRRASLPGRSPDGVYIERIVRLRAEDVTEGVLPYTPRHIYEQAFKLLHAPYGWGGLFGERDCSQFLCEVFSTVGIVLPRNSSKQAQTGTALVGFTKDADPEAKKDLLAAGALPGATLLRLPGHIMLYLGTANGEPMVIHSTWAYREPRGRKEIIRLVNRTVVSSLRPGSGTKKGSHLERLTTAAMLVEPEPAAIPAIPAIPERPISPDNSSQP; translated from the coding sequence ATGGCGAATCACTTGCACCGGAACAACATTCAGTCCAACCATTCATCGAAGCTCGTCGGCGGAGCAGCCGCTCCTCATCCTTCGTTCCCGTTTGCCCGAGCGGCGATTCCGCCAAGGGCGGCAACGCGTATGGCGGCTATGCTTTCCACCGTGCTTTCCGCCGGCCTTCTGGCGGCGAGCCTCGCGGGCTGCGCTTCCGCCCCGAAGGAAATTCTGCACAGCAGCGCACCGGCCCTCCTTGCGGGAGTATCGCCGGAGATGAACAGCCCCGGCTTCTGGATCGCGGCCCACCCTGCCCCCGACGCTCCGGTGCTCGACGCCGCCGGAATAGAACGGCTCAACAATCGCACCCGGGAAACGGGATTGATCCGGGACCTTTCCCTGCCGATCAAAAAAACGGGAGAGGAGCTGGCGAAGGATTTTCAGGGAACGATAGACTGGATCTCTAAAGCCCGCATCTATCAATCGAACGGGAAGCGCGTCTCGGCCTCCTTCATGGAGCCGATCGCCGCGCAAATGAACAGCGGCTCGATTCCCGCAATCGTCGTTCCCCGCTCAGGATTCCTCGCCGAGCGCGTAAACTGCCGCGTACTCCCGACAAACGAAGGCCTCTTCGACGAGCCGGGCGACGTCTACATCGACAACCTCCAGGCAAGCAGCCTCGAACCGGGAACAGCCGCTATAGTTCTCCACACAAGCACGGACGGAGCATGGCTCTATATCGTTACTGAACTGATTAGCGGCTGGATTCCCGCCTCGTCGTTCGCGGAAGCCGACCTTGAAACCTTCCTCGCGCGGTACCGCTCGGCAAATCAGCTCGCCGTCGTCGCCGCGCGAGCGGACCTCTGGGACGATGAAAACAATACAGTCTACGCCGGCTATCTCCGCATGGGAAGCTCTCTTCTCTCCCTGCCGGACGGCGAAGAAAACGGCGGCGCCTACAGGAGAGCTTCGCTACCCGGCCGCTCGCCGGACGGAGTATATATAGAAAGAATCGTGCGACTCAGGGCGGAGGACGTAACGGAGGGAGTACTCCCCTACACCCCGCGGCACATCTACGAGCAAGCCTTCAAGCTTCTCCACGCGCCCTACGGCTGGGGAGGCCTCTTCGGCGAGCGCGACTGCTCACAGTTTTTATGCGAAGTGTTCTCGACCGTCGGCATCGTCCTGCCGCGAAACTCGTCGAAACAGGCGCAAACGGGAACCGCCCTGGTAGGATTCACCAAAGACGCCGACCCGGAAGCGAAAAAAGACCTTCTCGCCGCCGGTGCCCTGCCGGGCGCGACCCTGCTCCGCCTTCCCGGCCACATTATGCTCTATCTGGGAACCGCCAATGGTGAACCCATGGTCATCCACTCGACCTGGGCCTACCGCGAACCGCGCGGCCGCAAAGAAATAATCCGACTGGTGAACCGGACAGTCGTGTCCAGCCTGCGCCCGGGAAGCGGAACCAAAAAGGGCTCGCACCTCGAACGCCTCACGACCGCCGCGATGCTGGTCGAACCGGAGCCGGCAGCAATCCCGGCAATCCCGGCAATCCCGGAACGCCCTATTTCGCCGGACAATTCCTCGCAACCCTGA
- a CDS encoding adenylate kinase, translating to MKLIFLGPPGAGKGTLAALVAGLYKIPHISTGEIFRAAIREKTPLGLKVQAIIDAGQLVSDDITIELVRERLAKADAGNGFILDGFPRTIPQAEALATIVAVDAAVNFDIADGDVVSRLSGRRVCKACSQNYHVDYMRPKVDGICDKCGGELFIREDDKIEAITKRLEVYRAQTAPLIDHYRKAGKLVDIDARPASGVVLESFQKVFPVK from the coding sequence ATGAAGCTTATATTTTTGGGTCCCCCCGGAGCGGGCAAAGGAACTCTCGCCGCTCTCGTAGCCGGCCTGTACAAGATCCCCCATATTTCCACGGGAGAGATTTTCCGCGCAGCGATCCGGGAAAAAACGCCGCTCGGACTCAAGGTTCAGGCGATCATTGACGCCGGACAGCTGGTCAGCGACGACATCACCATCGAGCTGGTGCGCGAACGGCTGGCGAAGGCCGACGCCGGAAACGGATTCATCCTTGACGGCTTTCCCCGTACCATTCCCCAGGCCGAAGCCCTGGCGACCATCGTGGCCGTCGACGCGGCGGTCAACTTCGATATCGCAGACGGAGACGTGGTGTCCCGCCTTTCAGGCCGCCGCGTGTGCAAGGCCTGCAGCCAGAACTACCATGTCGACTACATGAGGCCGAAGGTGGACGGGATCTGCGATAAGTGCGGCGGAGAGCTGTTCATCCGCGAGGACGACAAGATCGAAGCGATCACCAAAAGGCTCGAAGTATACCGTGCCCAAACCGCGCCGCTGATCGACCACTACCGCAAAGCGGGCAAGCTCGTCGACATAGACGCACGACCGGCGAGCGGAGTCGTTCTGGAAAGCTTCCAGAAAGTATTCCCCGTTAAATAA
- a CDS encoding tRNA-dihydrouridine synthase family protein, producing the protein MKTALAPMATLSHEALRLLIHRWGDPDEYFSEMINASTFVAGGKFEHWYVRSAPCPERMVWQLTGASPDSLSKAASLLAREGGIGVDINMGCSAPDIAKTGAGVAWMGKPLSEVAEMVGGVRRALDTAGAATPRRLSVKLRLGENEDEKRLLEFCRTLVSEGVELITLHPRIRRDKYSRPARPSFVGALASSLPVPVYGNGDISNASDALSYAQSWPCAGIMIGRAAVRTPWIFGDIQRAAAVPADRAVPADRTVPADLTVPADRAASADRAVPADRTVPADRTVPADRTVPADRGASADSSASAADAPCAGTSVTDADPYRDHLEIADFFLDTLVQCQPPEFHISRARRFFFYYCENFVFAHHIKMKIQNAQTPDEIRGLLRRYFEEVPQDRFRR; encoded by the coding sequence ATGAAAACCGCTCTTGCTCCGATGGCAACCCTGAGCCATGAAGCTCTCCGCCTTCTGATCCACCGCTGGGGAGACCCGGACGAATATTTTTCCGAAATGATCAATGCCTCCACCTTCGTCGCCGGAGGCAAGTTCGAACACTGGTACGTCCGGTCCGCTCCCTGCCCGGAGCGCATGGTATGGCAGCTCACCGGAGCCTCGCCTGATTCCCTGTCTAAGGCCGCCTCTCTGCTCGCCCGCGAAGGCGGCATCGGGGTGGATATAAACATGGGCTGCTCGGCTCCCGACATCGCCAAAACCGGCGCCGGCGTCGCGTGGATGGGAAAGCCTCTTTCTGAAGTTGCGGAAATGGTGGGGGGCGTCAGACGCGCTCTCGACACGGCAGGGGCGGCAACGCCGCGGCGCCTGAGCGTCAAGCTTCGCCTGGGCGAGAACGAGGACGAAAAGCGCCTCCTGGAATTCTGCCGGACGCTCGTAAGCGAGGGGGTCGAGCTCATCACCCTTCATCCCCGCATTCGCAGGGACAAATACAGCCGCCCTGCTCGCCCTTCTTTCGTCGGGGCCCTTGCTTCCTCACTGCCCGTTCCCGTGTACGGAAACGGGGACATTTCGAACGCTTCCGACGCGCTCTCCTACGCTCAGTCCTGGCCCTGCGCCGGCATCATGATCGGCCGCGCCGCCGTCCGCACCCCCTGGATCTTCGGCGACATCCAGCGCGCCGCCGCCGTGCCCGCAGATCGCGCCGTGCCCGCAGATCGCACCGTGCCCGCAGATCTTACCGTGCCCGCAGATCGCGCCGCGTCCGCAGATCGCGCCGTGCCCGCAGATCGCACCGTGCCTGCAGACCGCACCGTGCCCGCAGACCGCACCGTGCCTGCAGATCGCGGCGCGTCCGCAGACAGCTCCGCGTCCGCAGCCGACGCCCCGTGCGCAGGAACTTCCGTGACCGACGCCGACCCTTACCGGGACCATCTGGAAATCGCCGACTTTTTTTTGGACACGCTCGTCCAATGCCAACCGCCCGAGTTCCACATCTCTCGCGCCCGCCGCTTCTTTTTTTATTATTGCGAAAACTTCGTCTTCGCCCACCACATCAAGATGAAGATCCAAAACGCGCAAACCCCCGACGAAATCAGGGGTTTGCTGAGGCGGTACTTCGAGGAGGTTCCTCAAGACCGCTTCCGCCGGTAA